A single region of the Vibrio cyclitrophicus genome encodes:
- the lolA gene encoding outer membrane lipoprotein chaperone LolA, which yields MKKVFALLFMSFSVFASPKEELSSRLALNAGFSADFKQVVTSPDGDVVMEGEGTVEIARPSLFRWETTFPDENLLVSDGQSLWYYSPFIEQVSIYWQEQATSQTPFVLLTRNQESDWDNYNVAQAGNQFTLTPTAVDSNQGNFQINITEKGIVQGFNVIEQDGQKGEFTFNNVDLGKPAADRFTFVAPEGVEVDDQRN from the coding sequence ATGAAAAAAGTATTCGCACTTTTATTTATGAGCTTCTCAGTGTTTGCTTCTCCGAAAGAAGAGCTGAGTAGCCGTTTGGCATTGAACGCAGGTTTTAGTGCTGACTTTAAACAAGTCGTGACCAGCCCTGATGGCGATGTTGTGATGGAAGGTGAGGGCACGGTAGAGATTGCACGCCCAAGCTTGTTCCGCTGGGAAACCACGTTCCCTGATGAAAACTTGTTGGTATCTGATGGCCAAAGCTTGTGGTACTACAGCCCATTCATTGAGCAAGTGAGCATTTACTGGCAAGAGCAAGCGACATCGCAAACGCCTTTTGTATTGCTGACTCGTAACCAAGAAAGCGATTGGGATAACTACAATGTCGCGCAAGCGGGTAACCAATTTACGCTAACGCCAACGGCTGTGGATTCTAATCAGGGCAATTTCCAGATTAACATCACCGAGAAAGGCATTGTTCAGGGCTTTAATGTGATTGAACAAGACGGCCAAAAAGGTGAGTTTACCTTTAACAATGTTGATTTAGGTAAACCTGCTGCAGACCGCTTTACTTTTGTGGCACCGGAAGGTGTCGAAGTCGACGACCAAAGAAACTGA
- a CDS encoding replication-associated recombination protein A translates to MSNYSLDFAGDEDFRPLAARMRPETVEQYIGQQHILGPGKPLRRALEAGHIHSMILWGPPGTGKTTLAEVAANYANAEVERVSAVTSGVKDIRIAIEKARENKQAGRRTILFVDEVHRFNKSQQDAFLPHIEDGTVTFIGATTENPSFELNNALLSRARVYKLTSLNTDDIALVIRQAIEDKQRGLGDVTADFADNVLDRLAELVNGDARMSLNYLELLYDMAEDNDKGEKAITLQLLAEVAGEKVARFDNKGDIWYDLISAVHKSIRGSNPDAALYWSARMIAAGCDPLYIVRRLLAIASEDIGNADPRAMQVAMSAWDCFTRIGPAEGERAIAQAVVYLACAPKSNAVYTAWKQALTDAHNLPEYEVPHHLRNAPTTLMKDMGYGQEYRYAHDEPGAYAAGEKYLPPEMGETQYYFPTKRGLETKIGEKLDYLADLDAKSPQKRYEK, encoded by the coding sequence TTGAGTAATTACAGCTTAGATTTTGCAGGGGACGAAGATTTTCGTCCCCTTGCTGCTCGTATGAGACCTGAAACTGTTGAACAGTACATCGGTCAGCAGCATATATTAGGTCCAGGTAAACCCCTTCGCAGAGCGTTGGAAGCGGGCCATATTCACTCCATGATTTTATGGGGGCCTCCGGGCACCGGTAAAACCACGCTGGCAGAAGTGGCAGCAAATTACGCCAATGCAGAAGTTGAGCGCGTATCAGCGGTGACATCGGGTGTAAAAGATATTCGTATCGCCATTGAAAAAGCGCGTGAGAACAAGCAAGCAGGGCGTAGAACGATTCTATTTGTGGACGAAGTCCATCGCTTTAACAAAAGCCAACAAGATGCCTTTCTACCCCATATCGAAGATGGCACGGTTACCTTTATCGGCGCGACCACAGAAAACCCTTCTTTTGAATTGAACAACGCTTTGTTGTCGCGTGCGCGTGTCTACAAACTGACTTCTCTCAATACTGATGATATCGCCCTCGTCATTCGCCAAGCTATCGAAGATAAGCAGCGTGGCCTGGGTGATGTGACGGCTGATTTTGCAGATAACGTTCTAGATCGCCTAGCTGAACTGGTCAACGGTGACGCGCGTATGTCGCTCAACTATCTTGAGTTGCTGTATGACATGGCAGAAGACAACGATAAGGGCGAGAAAGCGATAACGTTGCAGTTGTTAGCTGAAGTGGCTGGCGAGAAGGTTGCTCGTTTCGACAACAAGGGTGATATTTGGTACGACCTAATCTCCGCGGTTCATAAGTCGATTCGTGGCTCTAATCCCGATGCAGCGTTGTATTGGTCGGCGCGAATGATTGCGGCGGGTTGTGACCCTTTGTATATCGTAAGGCGCTTATTGGCGATTGCTTCTGAAGATATTGGTAACGCTGACCCAAGAGCAATGCAGGTTGCGATGTCGGCTTGGGATTGCTTCACGCGTATTGGCCCAGCAGAAGGGGAGCGTGCGATTGCTCAGGCGGTTGTCTATTTAGCGTGTGCACCCAAGAGTAATGCCGTTTACACCGCTTGGAAGCAAGCCTTAACGGACGCACACAATCTCCCTGAATATGAAGTGCCGCATCATTTGAGAAATGCACCTACAACTTTGATGAAGGACATGGGCTACGGGCAAGAATACCGTTATGCTCATGACGAACCAGGTGCCTACGCGGCTGGAGAAAAGTATTTACCGCCTGAAATGGGCGAAACACAATACTATTTCCCAACAAAACGAGGCTTAGAGACCAAAATTGGCGAGAAGCTAGATTATCTGGCGGATTTGGACGCAAAAAGCCCACAAAAACGCTATGAAAAGTAG
- the serS gene encoding serine--tRNA ligase, which translates to MLDSKLLRAELDETAAKLARRGFALDVETIRELEEKRKSLQMKTEELQALRNSRSKSIGQAKAKGDHEEAERILAEVGNLGAELDQAKVTLAELQSELETITMSIPNLPDAEVPDGKDEDDNVEVSRWGQPKTYDFEVKDHVDLGEMSGGLDFASAVKISGSRFIVMKGKFARLHRAIAQFMLDLHTDEHGYTEMYVPYLVNHDSLYGTGQLPKFGEDLFHTSPLTEQVSDVPLKTLSLIPTAEVPVTNMVRDTITDEAELPLKMTAHTPCFRSEAGSYGRDTRGLIRMHQFDKVELVQITKPEDSMAALEELTGHAEKVLQLLELPYRKVILCTGDMGFGSAKTYDLEVWVPAQETYREISSCSNMWDFQARRMQARFRRKGEKKPELVHTLNGSGLAVGRTMVAILENNQEADGRIAIPTVLQPYMGGVTHIG; encoded by the coding sequence ATGCTGGATTCTAAATTACTTCGAGCTGAGCTGGATGAAACAGCGGCAAAATTAGCACGTCGAGGCTTCGCCCTTGATGTAGAGACAATTCGTGAACTTGAAGAAAAACGTAAGTCCCTTCAGATGAAAACTGAAGAGCTACAAGCGTTACGTAACTCTCGATCGAAGTCCATTGGTCAAGCGAAAGCAAAAGGCGACCATGAAGAAGCTGAGCGTATCCTTGCAGAAGTAGGCAACTTAGGCGCAGAACTAGACCAAGCTAAAGTAACATTGGCTGAGCTTCAATCTGAGCTAGAAACGATCACAATGTCGATTCCTAACCTTCCTGACGCAGAAGTGCCAGATGGTAAAGATGAAGACGACAACGTAGAAGTTTCTCGTTGGGGTCAACCTAAGACTTACGACTTCGAAGTGAAAGATCACGTAGATCTTGGCGAAATGTCTGGCGGTCTTGATTTTGCTAGCGCAGTTAAAATCTCGGGTTCTCGTTTCATCGTGATGAAAGGCAAGTTCGCACGTCTACACCGTGCTATTGCTCAGTTCATGCTGGACCTTCACACTGATGAGCACGGCTACACAGAAATGTACGTACCGTACCTAGTGAACCACGATAGCCTATACGGTACTGGTCAACTTCCTAAGTTCGGCGAAGACTTGTTCCACACAAGCCCGCTAACTGAGCAAGTAAGTGATGTGCCGCTTAAGACGCTATCGCTTATCCCTACTGCGGAAGTACCGGTAACGAACATGGTTCGTGACACGATTACTGATGAAGCTGAACTGCCACTTAAGATGACAGCTCACACGCCATGTTTCCGTTCTGAGGCGGGTTCTTACGGTCGCGACACTCGTGGTCTTATCCGTATGCACCAATTCGACAAAGTTGAATTAGTACAAATCACTAAGCCAGAAGACTCAATGGCAGCGCTTGAAGAGCTAACAGGTCACGCTGAGAAAGTACTTCAACTTCTAGAGCTTCCTTACCGTAAAGTGATTCTATGTACTGGTGACATGGGCTTCGGTTCTGCGAAAACTTACGACTTAGAAGTCTGGGTTCCAGCGCAAGAGACTTACCGCGAAATTTCTTCTTGTTCAAACATGTGGGATTTCCAAGCACGTCGTATGCAAGCTCGTTTCCGTCGTAAAGGCGAGAAAAAACCTGAACTTGTACACACGCTAAACGGTTCTGGTCTTGCTGTTGGTCGTACTATGGTTGCTATTCTTGAGAACAACCAAGAAGCAGATGGCCGTATTGCTATCCCAACAGTACTTCAACCATACATGGGCGGCGTAACGCATATCGGTTAA
- a CDS encoding response regulator: MKLTQLNALIVDDSAIVLSTIRNMLIHIGFSERLISIAKSPRIAMTITNDTTFDVIICDYNFGNTINGKQLFEELKQSKRLKGDGIFILVTGENSALSIRPILELRPDNYLLKPFNRETLKQRITSSLKKKLVLQSVYKAERENNYQAGLEYCEELVAFHPEYFATIQQFRGSFLSKLKLYDEAKSVYEKALDEGSFDWAQAGLANSLANLGQLNEAQHMIESLIDSAPSSTLYQDQAAQVNLISNKVPDAIVHFKLASELTPGNSERELAIANLCLSVNDSKSALAHYQNYIQINRGTFRDNLYMKLNHIRFLLYCASDEVNNQATLDQVNYLISKIPTEERTELQVDLALIAAHIAMESKQYQKAVTILTTLHDKNDFNAFPVIYHHTWLLDKMSCENEFKVADNRCGMLIIKTANETVISSQMTMCAEMKRRNTEKMEWLKQKNITIKQASSDYKQVLGAYLDIHKRCPMIKNVCMNIVKLLSVIWPDSMGAKQVLSIIQQCDEVITQLYTLDELTKNNYQNYYRKALLACKQADNEAKANFSYM, encoded by the coding sequence ATGAAATTAACTCAATTAAATGCCCTTATCGTTGATGACTCCGCGATAGTACTTTCAACGATTCGTAATATGCTGATCCATATTGGCTTCTCAGAACGTTTGATTTCCATTGCTAAATCTCCGCGCATAGCAATGACCATCACAAATGACACAACCTTTGATGTGATCATTTGTGATTATAACTTTGGTAATACCATTAACGGCAAACAGCTATTTGAAGAGTTGAAACAGTCGAAAAGATTGAAGGGGGACGGGATATTTATACTTGTCACAGGCGAAAACTCGGCTTTATCGATTCGCCCTATCTTAGAGCTTCGACCTGATAACTACTTACTAAAACCGTTCAATCGTGAAACATTGAAGCAACGTATTACTAGCTCGCTGAAAAAGAAGCTCGTTCTACAAAGTGTCTATAAGGCCGAAAGAGAAAACAACTACCAAGCGGGTTTGGAGTACTGTGAAGAATTGGTCGCATTTCATCCCGAATATTTCGCGACGATCCAGCAGTTTCGCGGAAGCTTTCTGTCAAAACTTAAGCTCTACGACGAAGCCAAGAGCGTTTATGAGAAAGCACTGGATGAAGGCAGCTTCGATTGGGCACAGGCAGGATTAGCAAACAGCCTTGCGAATCTAGGTCAGCTTAACGAAGCACAACATATGATCGAAAGCTTGATTGACTCTGCGCCCTCTAGCACTTTGTACCAAGACCAAGCGGCTCAAGTGAATCTGATCAGCAACAAGGTGCCAGACGCCATTGTTCATTTTAAGTTAGCCAGTGAGCTCACACCCGGTAACTCTGAGAGAGAGTTAGCCATCGCCAATTTATGCTTATCAGTCAACGATTCAAAGTCAGCACTGGCTCACTATCAAAACTATATACAAATCAATAGAGGTACCTTTCGCGATAATCTCTACATGAAACTCAATCATATTCGCTTTTTACTCTATTGCGCGTCTGATGAAGTAAACAACCAAGCAACGTTGGATCAGGTTAACTACCTAATATCAAAGATACCAACGGAGGAAAGAACCGAGTTACAAGTGGACTTAGCGCTTATAGCTGCGCACATTGCAATGGAATCAAAACAGTACCAAAAAGCTGTCACCATTTTGACCACGCTGCACGACAAGAATGACTTCAATGCTTTTCCTGTCATTTATCATCACACATGGCTACTCGACAAGATGAGCTGTGAGAATGAATTCAAAGTCGCAGACAACCGTTGTGGCATGTTGATCATCAAAACGGCCAATGAGACGGTGATATCGAGTCAGATGACCATGTGCGCTGAAATGAAGCGCCGAAACACAGAAAAGATGGAATGGCTAAAGCAAAAAAACATCACGATCAAACAAGCGTCTTCGGATTACAAGCAGGTACTAGGGGCTTACTTAGATATTCATAAGCGCTGTCCGATGATCAAGAACGTGTGCATGAACATCGTAAAGCTACTCTCTGTTATCTGGCCTGATTCGATGGGAGCTAAACAGGTTCTGAGTATTATTCAGCAATGTGATGAGGTCATTACACAGCTGTATACCCTAGATGAGCTGACTAAAAACAATTACCAAAATTACTATCGCAAAGCCTTGCTGGCCTGCAAACAAGCAGATAATGAAGCCAAAGCGAACTTCTCTTACATGTAG
- a CDS encoding EAL domain-containing protein, protein MKILIVEDSLLQATQIQILLKRYSVDEVYTAYNGEDAIELCKQHRFDIAFCDLQLPQIDGVTLLASPEAQASIQTVVILSAMADAALDSTKSMCNLIGYNEVEAIPKPVDETHIQRLLSTYKRTQTAKSILPTAVTLSEQQTIEAFEKEWFTNAYQTQHSVEQSTLIGVEVLARIMHPELGLLTPFHFMDALRQLSLMDRLFFTVLELALKDISSMRKPIHFAINIEQSTLKLEIADQVASLCNKYKIEPSLLTLEITEHETILLDAHCYKNIAKLSMLGVGLSVDDFGTGYASLSQLSSLPFTELKVDRSFVNNISENKKNQILTKACINLAENLGLSCIVEGVEQQQDLEYLKTIGMTKYQGFITSKPASFSEFTSVNNLK, encoded by the coding sequence ATGAAAATTCTCATCGTTGAGGATTCACTCTTACAAGCGACGCAAATTCAGATCCTACTCAAACGCTATAGCGTTGACGAAGTCTACACCGCATACAATGGTGAAGATGCGATAGAGCTATGTAAACAACATCGTTTTGATATTGCATTCTGTGATCTTCAGCTACCACAAATAGATGGCGTAACACTGTTGGCTTCCCCAGAGGCACAGGCATCCATACAAACGGTCGTCATTTTGAGCGCTATGGCTGATGCTGCACTGGATTCGACAAAAAGCATGTGCAATCTCATTGGTTACAACGAAGTGGAAGCAATACCGAAGCCGGTAGATGAAACACATATACAACGCTTACTGTCGACATACAAACGCACTCAAACCGCTAAATCTATCTTGCCAACCGCAGTAACGTTGAGTGAGCAGCAAACGATTGAAGCCTTTGAAAAGGAGTGGTTTACCAACGCTTATCAGACGCAACACTCCGTAGAACAATCGACACTGATTGGGGTTGAGGTACTTGCACGTATTATGCACCCTGAATTGGGATTGCTAACCCCTTTCCATTTTATGGATGCTTTGCGCCAACTTAGCTTAATGGATCGACTTTTCTTTACTGTGCTTGAACTGGCTCTCAAAGACATTTCATCAATGCGTAAGCCGATTCACTTCGCGATCAACATTGAGCAATCGACGTTAAAACTCGAAATTGCGGATCAAGTTGCAAGCTTATGTAACAAGTACAAAATCGAGCCATCACTGCTGACTCTAGAGATCACAGAGCATGAAACGATCTTGCTTGACGCGCACTGTTATAAAAATATCGCGAAACTGAGCATGTTAGGTGTTGGGCTATCGGTTGACGACTTCGGCACCGGCTACGCCTCTCTGTCACAACTATCAAGCCTGCCATTTACTGAATTAAAAGTAGATCGCAGTTTTGTAAACAATATTAGCGAAAACAAAAAGAATCAGATTCTAACAAAAGCTTGCATCAACTTAGCAGAAAACCTAGGGCTTTCTTGTATCGTCGAAGGTGTTGAACAACAACAAGACCTTGAATACTTAAAAACAATTGGCATGACCAAATACCAAGGTTTTATTACGTCCAAGCCAGCAAGCTTTTCAGAATTCACGTCAGTAAATAATTTAAAATAA
- a CDS encoding transporter substrate-binding domain-containing protein produces MPRLYIVSNIMKNFLIYFLSLLPLSFQSLSSEINLSDEQLNYLRSKKTIVIAKPTYVYKRMWEDLIVNKNHRSESEIVELLEQKLGIDIVVKDYLSSRTLHKAIKNGEADLTFGYAQTKERDEHFAFSSSLYEIPNVYWYRDENTQNNSKKELTWACIRNSMFCQVIKDQGNSKIIFVNNTPELITALSVGNADATVLDLTSIQSYYSVVTPGEWQGNLEYSREIPSFSIQIMMRKEDKQLKSIVDRLLISNAKDIALRYSDYFFHFYDDLINQVLEGEYDRHTIRYTVSENTYPYSYLDPASKKTVGFIHDAVALISRKLGVSFEYIPPDGKDIVDMLRNREVEFLPGFDVEQPNNQEFQFSQPFMTLDWAYTEANKPWDVKRTAILDRTGYFIQKDSLNADLADAVLYQDIDSLINDMSNGKITHAYIPQSIANLYVYNGYGNIFHIIASDESAPLSRKMGVILRKDSTFLQNVINSAVSLTTQNEIDLLTLKHHNITAQYGYSKERIIAYTLMISCIVFALIIFGLVRTRRLSLSLTRAQLSEQRSYDQIQWLTDLLDNLPSLIAIHDQNGQLILANSAFDKQMSACRSLAHGERPSFCWLNDQDEQLSDKLGIWSTIKCNCSSGEQHFRVIRQYLENAPKDDSYIVTVLDDLTKWEKQQRELEVSNKKAQEAIKARDLFLAIVSHELRTPIAAMIGLMELLSTKIENKDDVELLSNAQLSAERLKLLVSDILDISKMEANQLHLESKKSNIYDELCPIFRTFETNARLNNLQFKLDWKMNAIASASLDWLRVTQILNNLLNNAIKFTEDGFILVSVKASATQLQLTITDTGCGMSDQQITRAFQPFAQGDHSISRRYGGTGLGITVVQRLVNMMNGKLNIESKLGLGTKVTITLPIKGGTVPIIVNTPISCEDREVLSWLKAWKIDSQMNDYGPVIERSTQWQNLYPDLLLSDITSQGKSVAHTPAIEYHFAGTVLIADDDPINRLLFAKQLKRFGLTTIIVKDGQEAMEELESNERLVDIIITDCHMPNIDGYQLTEKIRSIDKFKHLPIIGCTAEDSKLVIEKAEHVGMDQVIYKPYSFEELAYALETLLPQQEKAADQSWAKNYSSEEQLQMATVILDSFSLDKAMLLEANPNIKAIAHRIKGSASLLGLDSLNYAAKDCEQNTENPMYCHKLIEELDLAIASAHAVINRLNSL; encoded by the coding sequence ATGCCGAGACTTTATATAGTCTCGAATATTATGAAAAACTTTCTAATCTACTTTCTCTCTCTACTGCCTTTATCTTTTCAAAGCCTTTCCTCTGAAATAAACCTCAGTGATGAACAACTCAATTATCTACGTTCAAAGAAAACGATTGTTATTGCCAAACCTACCTACGTCTATAAACGAATGTGGGAAGATCTCATTGTAAATAAGAATCACAGATCCGAATCCGAAATCGTTGAATTATTAGAACAAAAACTGGGTATCGACATAGTTGTTAAAGATTACTTATCTTCTCGAACTCTACATAAGGCCATTAAGAACGGAGAGGCCGATCTAACCTTTGGTTATGCTCAAACAAAAGAGCGTGATGAGCATTTCGCTTTTTCTAGCAGCCTGTACGAAATACCCAATGTGTATTGGTACCGAGACGAAAACACGCAAAATAATTCGAAGAAAGAGCTAACGTGGGCTTGTATTCGCAATTCAATGTTTTGTCAGGTCATCAAAGACCAAGGTAACTCTAAAATCATATTTGTAAACAATACCCCCGAGTTAATTACTGCTCTTTCGGTAGGTAATGCGGACGCTACCGTTCTCGATTTGACATCCATACAAAGCTATTACTCTGTTGTGACCCCTGGAGAATGGCAAGGTAATTTGGAATACTCGAGAGAGATACCTTCTTTTAGTATTCAAATAATGATGAGAAAAGAAGATAAGCAACTGAAATCAATCGTCGATCGCTTACTCATTAGTAACGCCAAAGATATTGCCCTACGTTACTCAGATTATTTCTTCCATTTTTATGATGATTTGATTAATCAAGTACTAGAAGGTGAATATGATCGTCACACTATTCGATACACCGTAAGTGAAAACACATACCCATATTCTTATTTGGATCCTGCAAGTAAAAAAACGGTTGGATTTATTCATGACGCAGTAGCATTAATCTCAAGAAAGCTTGGTGTTTCTTTTGAATACATCCCACCAGACGGCAAAGACATTGTCGATATGTTGAGAAACAGAGAGGTCGAATTCCTACCGGGGTTCGATGTCGAGCAACCCAACAATCAAGAGTTCCAATTCAGCCAACCTTTTATGACGCTTGATTGGGCTTACACAGAAGCCAATAAACCGTGGGATGTTAAACGCACTGCGATACTCGATAGAACCGGTTATTTTATTCAAAAAGACTCTCTCAATGCTGACTTGGCAGACGCAGTCCTATATCAAGATATTGACTCTCTAATCAATGATATGAGCAATGGAAAGATCACTCACGCGTACATTCCTCAAAGCATCGCGAATCTTTATGTCTATAACGGGTATGGCAATATCTTTCATATTATCGCGAGTGACGAAAGCGCACCACTTTCTCGAAAAATGGGCGTCATTCTTCGTAAAGACTCTACATTCTTACAGAATGTGATTAATTCAGCGGTGTCATTGACCACACAAAATGAAATCGACTTATTGACCCTGAAGCATCACAACATCACTGCACAATATGGCTACAGTAAAGAGCGTATTATCGCTTATACCCTAATGATCTCATGCATAGTGTTCGCGTTGATCATTTTTGGTTTGGTAAGAACACGTAGACTGTCTTTATCACTAACGCGTGCTCAGTTATCAGAGCAACGTAGCTACGATCAGATCCAGTGGTTAACTGATCTACTAGACAACCTACCTAGCCTCATTGCTATTCATGACCAAAATGGTCAATTGATTCTAGCGAACAGCGCTTTCGATAAGCAGATGTCTGCATGCCGTTCTCTGGCTCATGGAGAAAGACCAAGTTTTTGCTGGCTCAATGATCAGGATGAACAATTGAGTGACAAACTTGGTATCTGGAGCACCATAAAATGTAATTGCAGTAGCGGCGAGCAACACTTTAGGGTGATTCGCCAATACCTCGAAAACGCACCGAAAGATGATTCTTACATAGTGACCGTGCTCGATGACCTGACAAAGTGGGAGAAACAGCAGCGTGAGCTCGAAGTTTCAAATAAAAAAGCTCAAGAGGCGATCAAAGCTCGAGATCTATTCTTAGCGATCGTTAGCCATGAACTGCGTACACCGATTGCAGCCATGATTGGCCTTATGGAACTGCTGAGTACCAAAATAGAAAATAAAGATGACGTGGAGCTTCTTAGCAATGCTCAGTTATCTGCGGAGCGCTTAAAACTGCTGGTCAGCGACATTCTCGATATATCCAAAATGGAGGCGAATCAACTCCACTTAGAGTCTAAGAAGAGCAACATTTACGATGAATTGTGCCCGATATTCCGAACCTTTGAGACAAATGCGCGATTAAACAATCTTCAATTCAAACTTGATTGGAAAATGAACGCAATCGCGAGCGCAAGTTTAGACTGGTTAAGAGTGACACAAATACTCAATAACCTTCTAAATAATGCCATTAAATTCACTGAAGATGGCTTCATTTTAGTTTCCGTTAAAGCATCTGCCACGCAACTGCAATTAACGATTACAGATACAGGTTGCGGAATGTCAGATCAGCAGATCACTCGAGCTTTTCAACCTTTCGCACAGGGTGACCACAGTATCAGCCGACGTTACGGCGGCACAGGCCTTGGCATAACAGTGGTTCAACGCCTTGTGAACATGATGAACGGCAAGTTGAACATCGAAAGTAAACTAGGCTTGGGGACAAAAGTCACTATTACGCTGCCAATCAAAGGCGGCACAGTTCCTATCATCGTCAACACTCCAATCTCTTGCGAAGACAGAGAAGTATTGTCGTGGCTTAAAGCTTGGAAAATCGATAGTCAAATGAATGATTATGGTCCGGTGATTGAGCGCTCCACACAGTGGCAGAACTTGTATCCAGATTTACTGCTCAGCGATATCACTTCGCAAGGTAAAAGTGTGGCTCACACGCCGGCTATCGAATACCACTTTGCTGGTACCGTGCTGATCGCCGATGACGATCCCATTAACCGCTTGCTATTTGCCAAACAGCTCAAGCGCTTTGGCTTAACAACGATCATTGTAAAAGATGGGCAAGAAGCGATGGAAGAACTAGAGAGCAACGAAAGACTCGTGGACATCATCATCACGGATTGTCATATGCCGAACATAGATGGTTATCAACTGACTGAAAAGATTCGCTCGATCGATAAGTTTAAGCACCTACCCATTATTGGTTGTACCGCCGAAGACTCAAAGTTAGTGATAGAGAAAGCTGAACACGTGGGAATGGATCAAGTGATTTATAAGCCCTACTCGTTTGAAGAGCTCGCATACGCACTCGAAACGTTACTGCCTCAGCAAGAAAAAGCAGCAGATCAATCCTGGGCGAAAAACTACAGCTCGGAAGAACAACTTCAGATGGCGACCGTCATCTTGGACTCGTTCAGCTTAGACAAAGCGATGCTGTTAGAGGCAAACCCAAACATCAAAGCAATAGCGCATAGGATAAAGGGATCAGCGAGTTTACTAGGATTAGACTCTCTAAATTATGCTGCAAAGGATTGTGAACAAAATACGGAAAACCCTATGTATTGTCACAAGCTAATTGAAGAGTTGGATTTGGCTATTGCCTCAGCTCATGCAGTTATAAACAGGTTAAATTCACTATGA